The following coding sequences are from one Mauremys reevesii isolate NIE-2019 unplaced genomic scaffold, ASM1616193v1 Contig63, whole genome shotgun sequence window:
- the LOC120394531 gene encoding olfactory receptor 51G2-like encodes MSAVNDTKFNSAVFLLTGTPGQEDIHLWISVPFCFMYVISIVGNSVILFMIKTDPSLHEPMYIFLSMLAVTDLGLLISTMPTTLRLLLFNSREISHDACFAQLFFIHSLSYTESSILLLMAFDRFVAISNPLRYASILTPPRIARMGLFFVLRSVALHIPFPFLLKRFRYCRSNVLSHSYCLHQEVMKMACSDITVNSIYGLSIKLLMVGLDSLLIFLSYVMILKTVLSVASHAERLKALNTCISHLCAVLLFYIPEIGLSVIHRFGNSSSHFLQILLGYVYLLVPPLMNPIVYSVKSKHLRSRIIRLFIK; translated from the coding sequence atgtcagctgtcaatgacaccaaattcaactctgcagtgttccttctcaccggGACACCCGGGCAGGAAGACATCCATCTCTGGATTTCTGTCCCCTTCTGCTTCATGTATGTCATTtcgatagtaggaaattcagtcattctgttcatgataaaaacagatccaagcctccatgagcccatgtacatcttcctttccatgttggccgtcacagaccttggcttattgATATCCACCATGCCGACGACATTGCGGCTATTATTATTTAACTCTAGAGAGATCAGCCATGATGCCTGTTttgcccagctgttcttcatccactcgCTTTCATACACTGAATCCTCTATTctcttgttgatggcctttgaccgctttGTCGCGATCTCTAACCCACTGAGATATGCTTCCATTTTAACCCCACCGAGAATAGCCAGAATGGGACTTTTCTTTGTGCTAAGATCAGTGGCCCTTCACATCCCATTTCCATTTCTCCTGAAACGGTTCCGATACTGTCGatccaatgtcctctcccattcctactgcctgcaccaggagGTCATGAAGATGGCTTGTTCAGACATCACAGTCAACAGCATCTATGGCTTGTCTATTAAACTCTTAATGGTGGGTTTGGACTCATTGCTCATCTTTCTCTCTTATGTGATGATTCTCAAAACTGTGCTGAGTGTCGCATCCCATGCGGAGAGACTCAAGGCTCTGaacacctgcatctcccatctcTGCGCCGTCCTGCTCTTCTACATACCAGAGATCGGCTTGTCTGTGATACATAGATTTGGGAACAGCTCTTCTCACTTCCTTCAGATTCTCCTGGGCTATGTCTACCTGCTGGTCCCGCCTCTGATGAACCCAATAGTGTAcagcgtgaaaagcaaacaccttcgttCAAGGATAATCCGGCTGTTCATCAAGTGA
- the LOC120394534 gene encoding olfactory receptor 51G2-like: MSSVNDTKFNSSVFLLTGIPGKEDVHRWISIPFCLMYIISILGNSVILFIIKTDRTLHEPMYIFLSMLAVTDLGISISTMPTTLGIFLFNSREISLDACFAQLFFIHLLQVMESSFLLLMAFDRFIAICNPLRYASILTPPRLAKMGLLCVLRGVVVVLPLPFLLKRFQYCRANVLSHSFCVHQEVMKLACSDITVNRIYGLSSNLLTVGLDSLLIFLSYVMILKTVLSVTSHAESLRALNTCVSHLFAVLLFYIPEIGLSVIHRFGNSSSHLLQILLGYVYLLVPPLMNPIVYSVKNKHLRARIIRVFIK; encoded by the coding sequence ATGTCAtctgtcaatgacaccaaattcaacTCTTCAGTGTTCCTGCTCACTGGGATACCTGGAAAGGAAGACGTACATCGCTGGATCTCTATCCCCTTCTGCTTAATGTATATTATTTCAATattaggaaattcagtcattctatttattataaaaacagatcGAACCcttcatgagcccatgtacatttttctTTCCATGTTGGCTGTCACAGACCTTGGCATATCAATATCAACCATGCCGACGACACTGGGCATATTCTTGTTTAACTCTAGGGAGATCAGCCTCGATGCCTGTTttgcccagctgttcttcatccacttgCTTCAAGTAATGGAATCCTCCTTCctcttgttgatggcctttgaccgcttcatcgcaatctgtaacccactgagaTATGCTTCCATCTTAACTCCACCGAGGTTAGCCAAAATGGGACTGCTGTGTGTGCTAAGAGGGGTGGTCGTAGTATTACCACTTCCTTTTCTGCTGAAGCGGTTCCAATACTGTCGAGCTAATGTTCTCTCCCATTCCTTCTGCGTACATCAGGAAGTCATGAAGCTGGCTTGTTCAGATATCACAGTCAATAGAATCTATGGCTTGTCTAGTAATCTCTTAACGGTGGGGTTGGATTCATTGCTCATCTTtctctcttatgtgatgatcctcaaaacTGTGCTGAGTGTCACATCCCACGCGGAGAGCCTCAGGGCCCTGAATACCTGTGTCTCCCACTTGTTCGCCGTACTGCTCTTCTACATACCAGAGATTGGCTTGTCTGTGATACACAGATTTGGGAATAGCTCTTCTCACTTGCTTCAGATTCTCCTGGGCTACGTCTACCTGCTGGTCCCACCCCTGATGAACCCAATCGTGTACAGCGTGAAAAACAAACACCTTCGTGCGAGGATAATCAGGGTGTTCATCAAGTGA